From one Lycium ferocissimum isolate CSIRO_LF1 chromosome 7, AGI_CSIRO_Lferr_CH_V1, whole genome shotgun sequence genomic stretch:
- the LOC132062213 gene encoding uncharacterized protein LOC132062213, whose translation MGLWRVYFERKLEDLAYDWLRQLVSDFVLALSWIKWKQKIRKFIKEGLEKRQGQRKSSAGEADRFPQARKREELTSSARGSVREDESVEDEESIDQEDKSESGKESVEDEESTHQEGQNESGEENAEDEKSTDQQEENESGEEREEETNHVLFEQRKKVLHDENAAPSRSNFADDSNTEIPECIKSIDLTKYSFKTHYSAHGDIPGKIFVKSPLGGKAFLEFRGVLIEQGLLDRFKKSCFGHFMDIPMQRVNFGSLIVHGLLL comes from the exons ATGGGATTATGGAGAGTGTATTTTGAGAGGAAGCTTGAGGATTTGGCTTATGATTGGCTAAGACAACTTGTTAGTGATTTTGTTCTAGCACTTTCTTGG ATAAAATGGAAACAAAAAATCAGAAAGTTTATAAAAGAAGGCCTAGAAAAAAGGCAAGGTCAACGGAAGAGTTCTGCTGGAGAAGCGGATAGGTTTCCACAAGCTCGGAAACGAGAAGAATTGACCTCGTCGGCTCGTGGTTCAGTTAGAGAAGATGAAAGTGTAGAAGATGAGGAATCAATAGATCAGGAAGATAAAAGTGAAAGTGGAAAAGAAAGTGTAGAAGATGAGGAATCAACGCATCAAGAAGGACAAAATGAAAGTGGAGAAGAAAATGCAGAAGATGAGAAATCAACGGAtcaacaagaagaaaatgaaagtggAGAAGAAAGGGAAGAAGAAACAAATCATGTACTTTtcgaacaaagaaaaaaagtattACATGATGAGAATGCTGCCCCTTCGAGATCAAAT TTTGCTGATGATTCTAATACTGAGATTCCCGAATGCATCAAGTCCATTGATCTTACAAAATATAGCTTCAAGACACATTATTCCGCGCACGGTGATATTCCGGGAAAGATTTTTGTAAAGTCACCTCTAGGAGGAAAAGCATTTCTTGAATTCAGAGGAGTTCTGATAGAACAAGGTCTTTTAGATAGGTTCAAAAAAAGTTGTTTTGGGCATTTTATGGATATTCCAATGCAGCGAGTAAATTTTGGATCGCTGATAGTTCATGGTCTTTTACTCTGA
- the LOC132062847 gene encoding uncharacterized protein LOC132062847 isoform X1 has protein sequence MELWFEYENLPICFGLKEFALMTGLRCHPFPSEEALASRVKKGEPLWEFVSKEGKTVTANFLLEKIKSPETPKNFKFSLALVWFYHCILCARDISSGVDADMTKLACKPSVFNEYPWGLKSYLLTVEYLAKPIKSEYNLYGFPWAFLAWAFEAIPKLQRNAKNVPPERTLPRMLRWMSYGGLKKSIDPFGTTNKKVVHPFLIPTNAEKKEKYMKDLEPFSNEEADEKIDMLKAELVGVTTITTGEVGAREVGGEDRIPVRNGVEERSPPRGGGAERNTPRGTGDERNPRSPLVNSGDRFVGSPVNFDFGGQYSEGGVGAGSFGACPSNAKCSCECLTCAEKQSQLELKISKMEEEFKDMGKSVKQLVEELSTLNKKLEPRRMLRNSKYIRTPFTAGARKTKKRISVTNLLPVIYKPLDIDKSKERVEP, from the exons atggagttgTGGTTTGAATATGAAAATCTCCCTATTTGTTTTGGATTAAAGGAATTTGCCTTGATGACCGGACTACGGTGTCACCCCTTTCCTTCTGAAGAGGCATTGGCTAGTCGGGTAAAGAAGGGTGAACCATTATGGGAATTTGTTTCCAAGGAAGGAAAAACTGTTACTGCTAACTTCCTCCTTGAAAAGATCAAATCACCTGAAACACcaaaaaattttaagttttCACTTGCCTTGGTTTGGTTCTATCACTGCATCTTATGTGCAAGAGATATATCGTCAGGTGTTGATGCCGACATGACCAAGCTAGCTTGCAAGCCCTCCGTCTTCAATGAATATCCGTGGGGTCTCAAAAGCTATCTTTTGACTGTTGAGTATCTTGCAAAACCAATAAAATCTGAATACAACCTCTACGGCTTCCCGTGGGCATTCCTG GCTTGGGCTTTTGAAGCTATTCCGAAACTTCAACGAAATGCTAAGAATGTTCCCCCTGAGAGGACATTGCCACGTATGCTAAGGTGGATGTCGTATGGAGGCCTAAAAAAATCTATAGATCCATTCGGTACCACTAATAAAAAA GTAGTGCACCCTTTCCTGATTCCTACAAATgcagaaaaaaaggaaaaatacatGAAGGACCTTGAGCCATTTTCCAATGAAGAAGCCGACGAAAAAATTGATATGTTAAAAGCAGAATTGGTTGGGGTGACAACAATCACAACAGGTGAAGTAGGAGCTAGGGAGGTTGGTGGTGAGGACAGGATCCCAGTAAGGAATGGGGTAGAGGAAAGGAGCCCACCAAGGGGTGGGGGTGCAGAAAGAAACACTCCAAGAGGGACGGGTGACGAAAGGAACCCGCGGAGCCCTTTGGTGAATTCTGGTGACAGATTTGTTGGTAGTCCAGTCAActttgattttggtggtcagtATAGTGAAGGAGGAGTTGGTGCAGGATCTTTTGGTGCTTGTCCTTCAAATGCCAAGTGCTCCTGTGAATGTCTCACTTGTGCGGAGAAACAAAGCCAATTGGAACTGAAAATTTCTAAAATGGAGGAGGAGTTCAAAGACATGGGGAAGTCTGTCAAACAACTTGTAGAAGAATTATCTACTTTGAATAAAAAACTCGAGCCTAGGAGGATGTTAAGGAATTCCAAATACATAAGAACTCCATTTACTGCTGGTGCACGTAAAACGAAGAAGAGGATAAGTGTGACAAATCTACTGCCTGTTATTTACAAGCCTCTTGACATTGATAAGAGCAAGGAAAGAGTGGAACCATAA
- the LOC132062847 gene encoding uncharacterized protein LOC132062847 isoform X2 — protein sequence MELWFEYENLPICFGLKEFALMTGLRCHPFPSEEALASRVKKGEPLWEFVSKEGKTVTANFLLEKIKSPETPKNFKFSLALVWFYHCILCARDISSGVDADMTKLACKPSVFNEYPWGLKSYLLTVEYLAKPIKSEYNLYGFPWAFLVVHPFLIPTNAEKKEKYMKDLEPFSNEEADEKIDMLKAELVGVTTITTGEVGAREVGGEDRIPVRNGVEERSPPRGGGAERNTPRGTGDERNPRSPLVNSGDRFVGSPVNFDFGGQYSEGGVGAGSFGACPSNAKCSCECLTCAEKQSQLELKISKMEEEFKDMGKSVKQLVEELSTLNKKLEPRRMLRNSKYIRTPFTAGARKTKKRISVTNLLPVIYKPLDIDKSKERVEP from the exons atggagttgTGGTTTGAATATGAAAATCTCCCTATTTGTTTTGGATTAAAGGAATTTGCCTTGATGACCGGACTACGGTGTCACCCCTTTCCTTCTGAAGAGGCATTGGCTAGTCGGGTAAAGAAGGGTGAACCATTATGGGAATTTGTTTCCAAGGAAGGAAAAACTGTTACTGCTAACTTCCTCCTTGAAAAGATCAAATCACCTGAAACACcaaaaaattttaagttttCACTTGCCTTGGTTTGGTTCTATCACTGCATCTTATGTGCAAGAGATATATCGTCAGGTGTTGATGCCGACATGACCAAGCTAGCTTGCAAGCCCTCCGTCTTCAATGAATATCCGTGGGGTCTCAAAAGCTATCTTTTGACTGTTGAGTATCTTGCAAAACCAATAAAATCTGAATACAACCTCTACGGCTTCCCGTGGGCATTCCTG GTAGTGCACCCTTTCCTGATTCCTACAAATgcagaaaaaaaggaaaaatacatGAAGGACCTTGAGCCATTTTCCAATGAAGAAGCCGACGAAAAAATTGATATGTTAAAAGCAGAATTGGTTGGGGTGACAACAATCACAACAGGTGAAGTAGGAGCTAGGGAGGTTGGTGGTGAGGACAGGATCCCAGTAAGGAATGGGGTAGAGGAAAGGAGCCCACCAAGGGGTGGGGGTGCAGAAAGAAACACTCCAAGAGGGACGGGTGACGAAAGGAACCCGCGGAGCCCTTTGGTGAATTCTGGTGACAGATTTGTTGGTAGTCCAGTCAActttgattttggtggtcagtATAGTGAAGGAGGAGTTGGTGCAGGATCTTTTGGTGCTTGTCCTTCAAATGCCAAGTGCTCCTGTGAATGTCTCACTTGTGCGGAGAAACAAAGCCAATTGGAACTGAAAATTTCTAAAATGGAGGAGGAGTTCAAAGACATGGGGAAGTCTGTCAAACAACTTGTAGAAGAATTATCTACTTTGAATAAAAAACTCGAGCCTAGGAGGATGTTAAGGAATTCCAAATACATAAGAACTCCATTTACTGCTGGTGCACGTAAAACGAAGAAGAGGATAAGTGTGACAAATCTACTGCCTGTTATTTACAAGCCTCTTGACATTGATAAGAGCAAGGAAAGAGTGGAACCATAA
- the LOC132062214 gene encoding uncharacterized protein LOC132062214: MGDKILLAVDLHGEWIETDERYSWKSKGGLTVPILVRRDITYDEFVDIVITRSDVDKDGRRWPILRVNVVEIGPIEVPESGEAIGVFPGLASNTIGQEEAGNFSGFDYNTARVEATSEFSDFDYNTAGVEGAEEDTNSSINLSSTQGVEGSTQCSHSREDGTGFFSGLTFKKKQELKILLNLADVKNNFSFEQVKNTKKIYNVKCVDKNCKWRLRAMKFEGTDRFRITTYHNMHICGVQHLTSHHRHATAEVVAKHIENKFIEGNSLSTREIKETIRVELGCKISYWKCLEGSYIAKSLTRGTPEHGYEVIDKYRHMIHVTNEGSKTDLKVDSSGRFLYFFVSYGAWINGFAYTRKVLAVDGTHLFGKYGGVLLSAVALDTENHIFPLAFCVVNSEGDASYQYFFEQLLEIVPNTNELCIISDRHPSIKKAVSKIYTEAHYGACMRHLGESIRKNFHCGDWMHHFYDAAKAYRRDEFNDHFQQIKDLDMSVAKYLEDVGFHRWSRAHFPGNRYDVMTTNIAESINSMFLAEREFPITALFNSINRRFAQKFHERRMVLANTSTICVPSVERKIRENVTIGNTLLAHQISFHTFSIIGHGSVAMVDLNNRTCSCREFDLDKIPCPHAIAAIRTQFGDDYGLRVYDFVSPYYSVWSYKHAYEKSIHPVLSEEFWELPPELLESKIPCPYVVRKPGRKKRKRAPSVLERGSKKKKNKCSICKRVGHKRTTCSLRERQNEGTSSSVAS, encoded by the exons ATGGGGGACAAAATACTATTAGCAGTTGATCTACATGGTGAATGGATAGAGACCGATGAGCGTTATAGTTGGAAGTCGAAGGGTGGTCTTACAGTACCGATACTAGTGAGGAGGGATATTacgtatgatgagtttgttgaTATCGTTATTACTAGGT CTGATGTTGACAAAGATGGTCGTCGTTGGCCCATTCTAAGGGTAAATGTGGTTGAAATTGGGCCGATAGAAGTTCCAGAATCTGGAGAAGCAATTGGAGTGTTCCCTGGACTTGCTAGCAATACAATAGGGCAAGAAGAAGCTGGAAATTTTTCTGGATTTGATTACAATACAGCGAGGGTAGAAGCTACTTCAGAGTTTTCAGATTTTGATTATAATACCGCAGGGGTAGAAGGGGCAGAAGAAGATACAAATTCTTCTATTAATCTGTCCAGTACACAGGGGGTTGAGGGCTCAACACAATGTAGCCACAGTCGTGAAGACGGCACAGGATTTTTCTCGGGTCTAACTTTCAAGAAGAAGCAAGAATTGAAAATCCTATTGAACCTTGCTGACGTGAAGaataattttagttttgagcaggtaaagaacacaaaaaaaatctaCAATGTCAAATGTGTAGATAAGAATTGCAAGTGGCGACTGCGTGCTATGAAGTTTGAGGGTACCGATAGGTTTCGTATTACCACATACCATAATATGCACATATGTGGAGTACAACATCTTACAAGCCATCATCGACACGCAACCGCTGAAGTCGTTGCTAAACACATTGAAAATAAGTTTATCGAGGGGAACAGTCTATCTACAAGAGAAATTAAGGAAACAATTCGTGTAGAATTGGGATGCAAGATTAGTTACTGGAAGTGTCTGGAGGGTAGTTATATTGCAAAATCTTTGACAAGAGGAACACCAGAACACGGATATGAAGTTATAGATAAGTACCGTCATATGATTCATGTTACAAATGAAGGAAGCAAGACAGATTTGAAGGTTGATTCTTCTGGCAGgttcttgtatttttttgtatCCTATGGAGCTTGGATAAATGGATTTGCTTATACAAGAAAAGTCCTAGCTGTTGATGGAACACATTTGTTTGGAAAGTATGGCGGAGTGTTGTTGTCTGCTGTGGCGTTGGATACCGAAAATCACATATTCCCCTTGGCATTTTGTGTAGTAAATTCGGAGGGTGATGCCTCGTATCAGTACTTTTTTGAACAATTGCTCGAGATCGTCCCCAACACTAATGAGTTGTGCATAATTTCTGATAGACATCCATCTATAAAGAAAGCAGTTTCAAAGATTTATACTGAAGCTCATTATGGAGCTTGCATGAGGCACCTTGGTGAAAGCATCCGCAAAAACTTTCACTGTGGAGATTGGATGCACCATTTTTATGATGCAGCGAAAGCATATCGGAGGGACGAGTTTAATGATCATTTTCAACAAATCAAAGATTTGGATATGAGTGTCGCCAAATATCTTGAGGATGTTGGTTTCCACAGATGGAGCAGAGCACACTTCCCTGGCAACAG GTATGATGTAATGACCACCAACATTGCTGAGTCAATTAACTCAATGTTCTTGGCGGAAAGAGAATTCCCGATTACTGCTCTATTCaattctataaataggaggtttGCTCAAAAGTTTCACGAGAGGCGTATGGTGTTGGCCAACACATCAACCATATGTGTCCCTTCCgttgaaagaaaaataagagaaaatgtaACTATAGGCAATACACTATTGGCCCATCAAATAAGCTTCCACACTTTTAGCATCATTGGTCATGGTTCAGTGGCTATGGTTGATCTAAACAATAGAACATGTTCTTGTAGAGAGTTTGATTTGGACAAAATACCTTGTCCACATGCTATTGCAGCGATAAGAACCCAGTTCGGGGATGATTATGGATTAagagtttatgattttgtttctCCATATTATTCAGTATGGTCATACAAACATGCATATGAAAAATCAATTCATCCAGTGTTATCTGAAGAATTTTGGGAGCTTCCTCCAGAGCTTTTGGAGAGTAAAATACCTTGTCCATATGTGGTGCGCAAGCCgggaagaaagaagagaaagcgGGCACCTTCAGTCTTGGAGCGGGgttcaaagaagaagaaaaataaatgctCCATATGCAAAAGAGTTGGTCACAAAAGAACTACGTGTAGTCTCAGAGAGAGACAAAATGAAGGAACAAGCAGTAGTGTAGCTTCTTAA